The segment GCACCCGGTCTCGCTATGCACCCATAGGGCACAAGTCGTGCCGGGGTCGCTTCGCTCCCTGGTCACGCTATGCACTCACCAGCACAAGTTTCGCCAAGGTCACTCCGTTCCCGGTCTCGCTATGTAGGGAGGGTTGGGTTTCACATGGAGTGATTTTGGATCGTCAGAACAACGAAAACGACATGTGAAACCCCATCCCGACCGGCCATGAACGCATAAATCACAACGCTTTTGGTATATGGATCATAGCCGGGAAGAAACATTCTTTCCCGGCTTTTTGATGGAATTGCGCAACAGATGTCAGGGGAGCGCTCCGGCCGGATCAGGAGGAGGGAAGGCGGCGGAACTCGTGTACCCACATCTTGATGTTCGGGGACCAGGGGATTCCGGGATGAATCCCATCCAGATAACGGATGTAAGCTGCCCGGTCCGCCTGCCCTTCGGACCGCGCATCCTCATCAGTCATCTCTCCCAAGGTTTGTCGGTAGACCCGGGTCACTTCAAATTGGACTCCGCCCAATTCCAGCCGCTCGCCGGGTACAGCATACAGACCGTTTCGCCTTTGGGCAGTCTTCTCCCCCGCCAATACGAGATTCACATCCTCTGCCCTCGTCACCAGCCGGTCAATGGAACAAGTTTTTTCGGGATAAGGCGTTGAATCCATACCTGGCATTCCTCCTGTTAGTGTTCTCAGGTCCAGTATAACCGATTGAAATGATCTGGACGGTTTTCTCGAACCGACTTATTTTACGATGCCTTGAACTATCGGGA is part of the Kroppenstedtia eburnea genome and harbors:
- a CDS encoding ASCH domain-containing protein, giving the protein MDSTPYPEKTCSIDRLVTRAEDVNLVLAGEKTAQRRNGLYAVPGERLELGGVQFEVTRVYRQTLGEMTDEDARSEGQADRAAYIRYLDGIHPGIPWSPNIKMWVHEFRRLPSS